CCGCAAGGTGGCAGTATAAACCTCGTAATCCTGCTTCTCCAGAAGCGTTTTATTTCTATGATCAAGCAATAGATTAAGCTCTGTGGAATCGTCGCGGGTCTGCCTGAATTTCGCCTTTAATGCCTGGTATTCGGTGGTTTTCCTCTGAAGAACAAAAGAAAGAAGCAGTCCGAATAAAATAAGAAAAAAACCCTCGTTTGACTTTCCGTAAAAATGCCAGCAAAACCCGATGAGACTAACTACCATTGGAACATAAAATTCATACTGCAGCATGTGGTATAGAAAAACAGGAATAAAGATGTAAAGGGAAGGAAAAAACAGTGCCAGAAAAGTATAAAGAGCGGTGGCAGCGAAACTATATCGCTTTTCGCCGATACAATATATGGAAGAAGTAAAAATAACGGTGAGCAAAAAAGCCACAATAAAAGCAGTATCCACCGGAATAAACAATAGAAAGAGAAAACAATAGATGATTAAAACAGCATAATCTGTGGCGCGATGCATAAAGAACCCTCCTGCCCATCTTACATATAAGATTTATTATAAGGGCTGTCCGGGAATTAGTAAAGTGATATACAGATGACATTTGTCACAATATATTCTGACACTGCTCACTTAACTTCTGATGCAGATCCCGTTATAATTAAGAAAAATCGAAACATGATGATACCGAATGATTTCAGGATTGTGGGAGCTCTTTCGTGCGGAACAATTCGTGGGTATCATATAGTTATTCAAGGGAGACGATATGATAAAAATAGAAAATCTGGTAAAAAGATATGGAGATTTACTGGCACTGGATCATCTGAATCTGGAAATCGAGGAAGGGGAGATTTTCGGGCTTTTGGGGCCGAATGGTTCCGGGAAATCCACGGCCATCGGCTGTCTGCTTTCTTTGCTGAAATATGATAAAGGAAACGTCGAGATATTTGGCAGGAAGATGACGCCGGATAACTATGAGGTAAAGCGGCAGATCGGAGTAATTCTTCAGAATGTGGCAGTATTTGACGAACTGACTGTATATGAAAACATAGATTATTTCTGCGGCTTATACGTGAAGGAGCATAATAAGAGAAAGCAATATGTGCAGGAAGCGATTGCATTTGTGGGTTTGGAAAAATATGAGAAGATGCGTCCGAAAAAACTATCGGGAGGTCTCCTCCGAAGATTAAACATTGCTTGTGGAATCGCACATAAACCCAGGCTGATTATCATGGATGAACCAACAGTTGCGGTAGATCCCCAAAGCCGCAATAAAATTCTTGAGGGTATTCAGGAATTGAATAAACAGGGTTCTACGATTATTTATACCACACATTACATGGAGGAGGCAGAACAAATCTGCAGCAGAATTGCGATTATGGATCACGGAAGAAGTATTGCCATAGGAACGAAAGAGGAACTGAAGAAGATGATTAAGACCGGAGAAGCCATTACCATAGAGAACATTCAACTGGATCAATCTCAAGTGTCAGACATAAGAGAAATCCGACATGTATTTCAGGTTGAATATAAAGAAGATGTTTTGACTGTCCGCTGCAGTGAGGCAAGACACAACCTGGTACGGATTCTGAATTATATGCAGGAACATGAAATCTCCTTCGGGCAGGTTTCTTCCCAGTTACCGACACTGAATGATGTTTTTCTGGAGATTACAGGAAAACAGTTAAGAGATTAGGGGGGCATATGCTGCATTTATTAAAATATAGATTTAAATCCAGCTTAAGAAACAGACCCAGCATGTTCTGGGCTCTTTTATTTCCGATTATACTGGGAACTCTGTTTTATTTTACAATCGGAAAGATGGACGAAGACGATTTCTCTACGATTCCGGTGGCAGTGGTTGAAGGAGAAACGAGCCAGGAGGCCGACAACTTTCAACACTTTCTTCAGGAAATAGAAGAAAGTGATTCTCATATCATAGTGGTTAAATATATGAAAGAGGATGCGGCTGCGAAAGCGCTGGAAGAAAGAGAAGTAAAGGGGATCTTTTATACAGAGGATCAGATAAGTCTGACTGTTGCCGCAAAAGGGATAGAAGAGAGCATACTGGAATCACTTCTAAACAGCTATGTAGATTCTGCCAAAATGATGACACAGATAGGGCAGATACATCCGGAAGGCATGAATGCTGCGATTTCCAGTATGAGCAATTATCAGAATCTGGTGCAAAGCGTATCCCTAAAAGGAAGGAGCATTGATGGAAATGTTCAGTATTTTTATGCGCTTATTGCGATGGCATGTATGTACGGCTGTTTTCTTGGATTTGATGCGGCTCTCGGTCTGCAGGCCAACTTAACCCCACTGGCAGCAAGGCGGTGCATTACGCCTACACATAAATTAAAAATCATTGTTTCAGATATGGCGGGAGTACTTATCATTCATTTTGCGAATGTGAGTATCCTGGTTCTTTACTTAAGATTTATTTTGGGAATCGGATTTGCCGGGGAGATGGGTAAAATGCTCCTTGTATCCGGTATAGGCAGTATGATTGGTGTGTCTTTGGGAATCCTGGTCGGAAGTGCAGGAAGAATGACGGAAAATCTCAAAATCGGTATTATGCTGGGAGTTTCCATGACGTGCAGTTTTTTATCCGGTCTGATGATTGGAGGTATGAAGGATATTGTGGAAAAACATGCGCCCCTTGTGAATCGGTTGAATCCGGCGGCATTGATTACAGACGCATTCTATTGCATCAATGTATATGACAATCCGGAGCGGTTTTACAGAGATCTTGGTACGCTGGCAGTCCTTGGCGTATTAATGCTTGCAGGAGCATATTTGATCGTCAGGAAGGAGTGCTATGAGAGTATTTAAAGGCTATATAAAGATAACCGGCCAAAATTTCGGAACTATGCTGCTGTATTTTATCATATTTTTTGCCATGGCTGTTGTTATGCAAAAAGCATATGCAAGTGAAGAACCGGATAATTTTGCAGCTGTAAAGAATTCTGTTGCGATTGTGGATGAAGACAAAGGTAATCTGGCACGGCTTTTAAAGGAATATCTAGAAGATGTGCAGCATGTGAAAGAATATCCGCATGATGAAGAACTGCTTCAGGAAGAGATGTATTATGGAAATATCAAATATATTGTGTGGATTCCAAAAGATTTTGAACAGAAAATCATATCCGGCGAAGAAGCCGTAAAGGAAACGGCGAGACCAGGAACCTATTCCGGTGCTTATGTAGAACAACAGATTAACAGCTTTATGAATCGTTTAAGAACATATAAAGCTGCGGGATTTTCGGATGAAGAGATAGAAAAGGCAATTCAGGAGCGGGAAAAGAGCATAGTTAAGCTTGCAGATCCGGACGGAGATGGGGGAGCAGCATCCATGCATTCCTATCTGTTTCGATTCCTGCCCTATATTATGATTGCCGCCTTAAGCTATGTATTAAGCTTTATTCTCGCGGCGTTTCACAAAAAGGATGTGAAAAATAGAATGCGTGCATCGGCTATACCGGGAAGGAGACAGGCGTTGGAAGCCTTTCTGGCATTCGGCGTCGTTGGTTTGGGCTTCTGGTGCATGTGTATGCTGTTTACTGCAATCTTATATGGAAAAGAATTTACAGGAGATGCCTTGCTTTTCTACTATCTGATGAACAGTCTGGCCTTGCTGGTGGTAGCACTTTCCATTTCATTTTTAGTGGGAAATACAGTGACAGATAAAGCAGCGATTAATGGAGTCGTCAATGTGGTTTCTCTGGGAATGTCATTTCTATGCGGTGCATTCATACCATTAAGTATGTTAAGCGTTGAGGTAAAGAAGGTGGCAGCCTTTCTGCCTGTGTATTGGTATGAGAAGATTAACGATTTACTGTCTGTTTCCGGACGGCTGACAGATACGATGAAAATTACGATCTGGAAAGGCTTTGGAATTCAGCTGTTATTTGCGGCTGCCTGCCTGGGTGTGGGCCTTGCGGTTACAAAACTGAAAGGACAGGAATAGAAGTGGCTTTAAGAAATGCCTTAACCCAACATTTTCTGCGCTCCTTTCTTTTTTCTGGCTCTATTCTACTGAAACGATGTTCTAAAAATAAGTAATTCTTGACAAATGGCCGAATTTGGAGTAATCTGCTAATACAGTGCTTTTCAGTGGTCATGGAAAGCGAATAAAAGAAGGAGGTAGGATTTATGAACAGACCTGTTTATTTGAAATTAAAACCTGTAAAAGGAAACATCCACATAACCTGCCTCGTTTATCGTGTCTAGATAGATTACATTTTGCATGTAAATCTATGTAAAGAACAGCTGTTGCAAAATGCTGCGGCGGTCCTTTGCTCATACGTGGCAGTAATTGACGATAAGTCAATTGGCAAGTGCGTATGAGTATCAAGGCCGTATTGCGGAGTTTTGCGACAGCTTTTTTAGTTGCCGGGGATTTTCCTGTCAAAAGCACACACGGGTAAATGAGAAGTGGAGTTTTAAAACAACTTGTTAAAAGGGAGGAGATGTAACTGTGAATAAAAATCCAATCGGTAAGTACATAAGGCAGAGCTGGTATATGTATCTGATTGCTCTGCTGTCCATGTTTGCTGGTATTGCACTGGATCTATGTGCACCGTTTGTGACAAAGCATATTATTGATGATGTAATTGTAGGCGGCAGACATGAGCTGTTAACACGCTATTTGCTGGCCTTTTTGGGAATCGCAGCAGGAAAAGCAGTATTTCAATACACAAAAGAGTATCTGTTTGACATATCAAGTGTGGAGATTGCCGCTAAGATGAGAAAGAATCTGTTTATACACCTGCAGAAGCTTTCCATAAGATATTTTGATAAAACGAATACCGGTGAGATCCTCGCACGCTTAAAGGATGATGTGGAGCGTGTCTGGGATGCACTGGGGTTTGTGGGTATGCTTGTGATCGAAGGTGTAATCCATGTAATCAGCATTATCATCTGTATGGTACGTTTAAGCCCCTATCTGACCTTGGTACCTCTGGCAATTCTGCCCTTTATCGGGTATATTGCCATAAAGCTGGAGAAGCAGCTGGGAGATGTATATGATGCAATCAGTGAGCAAAATGCCGAGCTGAATACAGTTGCGCAGGAGAATCTGTCCGGTGTCCGTACGGTAAAAGCATTTGCCAGAGAAAACTTTGAAATCCGGAAATTCATGCAGCATAATAAGCGGTATTATGACCTTAATATGGAACAGGCAAGAATTTTAATCAAATATGATCCCAATATTACCTTTCTGACAAGAATGATGTTGGTTCTGGTTTTACTGCTGGGAGGCTTTCTGGTAATCACCGGTTCACTATCCATCGGAGGACTGGGAGCATTTATGGAATACGCCAACAATATTCTCTGGCCCTTTGAAAACCTGGGCTGGCTCAGTAACAGTCTGGCTTCGGCTATGGCATCCAACCGGAAAATCAATAAGATTCTGGAAGAAGTTCCGGAGATTGCTGAGCCGCTGCATCCGGTATCTGTGGAAAGTCTGCAGGGGAATCTGGAGTTTAAGGATGTATCTTTTTCCTTACATGGTAATAAGATCCTGGAAGATATCAGTTTCACGGTGGAGAAGGGAAAAACCCTGGGAGTCATGGGCATGACCGGTTCCGGAAAGACAACAATCGTAAATCTGATTGAGCGTTTTTACGATGTGGACCGGGGAGAAGTTCTTCTGGACGGTGTGGATATCAGACAACTTCCGTTGGAAGCGGTTCGAAAGTGCAGCTCCGTGGTAATGCAGGATGTATTCCTGTTCTCGGATACAATTGAAGAGAATGTAAGACTTGGAAGCCGGGAGGAGATGGATTCTGAAACCATAAGAGAGGCTGCAAGAGTGGCGAATGCCAGTGAATTTATCGAGCGCATGAGTGAACAATATCTGACAGTAGTGGGAGAGCGCGGCGTGGGTCTGTCCGGCGGGCAAAAGCAGCGCCTTAGTATTGCCAGAGCCTTGGCGAAACCGTCACCGATTTTAATTCTCGACGATTCCACCTCTGCACTTGATATGGAGACAGAATATCAGATTCAGCAGGAACTGACTTCACAGGAGGGACGGAGCAAGATAATCATTGCCCATCGTATCTCAGCGGTGAAAAGTGCGGATGAGATTCTTGTGCTGGATCAAGGGAGAATTGTAGAACGGGGTACCCATGAAGAGCTGATGAAGCATAAAGGTTTTTATTATTCTACTTATGAAGCCCAATATGGAGATTATCATAAAGCAATGGAAATTATGGGAAAGGAGGGGTTCATATGTCAGTAAATTCATCTATGGAAGATGAATATCAAAAAGAAGTCTTGAAAAAGAATACGATTCTTCGTCTGCTGCGGTATCTGTTTGTATATAAAAAACAAATTGTAATTGTACTGACGGTCATGGTATTCAGTATCGCAATCTCCATTGTGAACCCTCTTTTAATCGAACGGACCATTAATGTGGAGATTGTAAATAAGGATGTAAAGGGTTTAATTGCGATTGCTGTTCTGGCGCTTATCCTAAATGTATGTTACGTAATTGGGGTGAAAGTTCGTATGTTTTTGATGGCGCGGATATCCAATCATGTACTGCTGGACATTCGAAACGAACTTTATGAACATATTCAAGACTTAAGCTTCAGCTTTTTTGACAGCAGACCGACAGGAAAGATTCTGGCCAGAATCATCGGTGATGTAAATGGTTTGAAGGAGGTATTATCCGACAGTGTGACTAAGCTGATTCCGGATCTTCTGACTGTGGCTGCCGTGGTTGTAATTATGCTTATAAAGAACTGGAAACTGGCAATGTCGGCCTTGATTCTTTTGCCATTTTTAATTGGAGGAATGTATCTGGTACAGAATCTTTCCCATAGAAGATGGCAGATTTTCCGAAAGAAAAATTCCAATATTACAGCCTTCATACATGAAAACTTTTCGGGAATACGGGTTGTCCAGAGCTTTACAGCTGAGGAAGAAGCTGGGGAAGAATTTCAGGTACTGCTTGACCAGCACAAAAAGGCCTTTGGAGATGCTGTACGTCTGGCAGATGGGTTTGGACCGTTGATTGAGCTGACATGGGGCGGAGGGACCTTCCTGCTATACTTTATCGGCATCCATCTTCTGGGGATGGAAAACGTAGGGATAGGAACCTTCGTAGCTTTTTCTACATATTTGTCCATGTTCTGGGGTCCGATCAGGAATCTGTCCAATTTCTATAACAAGCTGGTAACAAATCTTTCGGCTGCGGAAAGGATTTTTGATATACTGGATACCAAAGCAGAAGTAACTGACAGGGAGGAGGGTGTGAAGGAATTGCCGTCCATCTCGGGAAGGGTTCGTTTTGAACATGTATCATTTGCCTATTCGGATGAACCGGATACTATGGTGCTAAATGATGTAAGCTTTGACATCTCTCCCGGGGAGACCATTGCCCTGGTTGGTCCTACCGGGGCAGGAAAGACAACAATTGTCAACCTGATCAGCCGCTTTTATAATATCACAAAGGGCAAGGTCCTGGTGGATGATTTCAGTGTTGAAGACGTGTCTATACATAGTCTGAGGATGCAGATGGGTGTGATGACCCAGGATAATTATCTGTTCTCAGGAACAATCAAAGAGAATATCCGCTATGGGCGTCTGGATGCTGCAGATGAAGAAATTATAGCAGCGGCAAAAGCCGTGAATGCGCATTCCTTCATCATGCAGATGGAAAAGGGATATGATACGGAAATCAGTGAGCGGGGCGTGCGGCTTTCTATCGGACAGAGGCAGCTTCTGGCCTTTGCCAGAACCATGATTTCCAATCCCCGCATACTGATTCTGGACGAAGCGACCTCCAGTATTGATACTCACACGGAAATTCTGGTACAGCAGGGAATCGAATCGCTGCTGAAAGGACGTACTTCCTTTGTAATCGCCCATCGGCTTTCCACAATTAAGAATGCGGACCGCATCTTTGTGATAGATGAGGGCAGGATCTGCGAAGCAGGCAGTCATGAGGAGCTGATGGAAAAAAAGGGTGCCTATTATCAGCTTTATAAAGCGCAGTTTAAAAACGTAGTTTAAATCGTTTAAAAGATTGAAAATCTTTGCAATCAGTGTTAAACTTGTTACAGTTAAATTGTAAAGATGGAGGTACTTATGAAAAGCTATGATGTTACGGCTTTGGGAGAATTATTGATTGACTTTACGGAGAATGGAATCAGCGGACAGGGAAATCCGATGTTTGAGGCGAATCCGGGCGGTGCACCGTGCAATGTGCTTGCAATGCTGACAAAACTGGGTCACAAGACCGCATTTATAGGGAAGGTCGGCAATGATTTTTTTGGAAAGCAGCTGAAAGCAACACTTGATGAACTGGGAATTAACTCCGATCATCTGTTGATGGATGATAAAATTCATACGACTTTGGCTTTAGTGCATACTTATCCTGACGGGGACCGGGACTTTTCTTTCTATCGAAATCCGGGTGCTGATATGATGCTTACGGAAGAGGAAGTTCCGGAGACATTAATCCGTGACAGCAGGATTTTTCATTATGGTACCTTATCCATGACTGACGAGGGTGTTCGTGCAGCTACGAAAAAAGCGATTCAAATTGCAGAAGAATCCGGTGCGATTATTTCTCTGGATCCGAATCTGCGTCCTCCGCTTTGGAATACACTGGAAGAGGCCAGGGAGCAGGTACTTTACGGACTGGCACACTGCCAGGTTTTAAAGATTTCTGACAATGAGATTCAGTGGCTGACCGGAGAAGAGGATTTTACAGCGGGTGTAAACTGGATTCGCAGCAGATTTGATATTAAATTGATCCTTGTTTCGATGGGAAGGGAAGGAAGCCGTGCATACTATGGTGATAAGATGGTGGAGGCAGCTCCTTTTCTTCAGGAAAAAACCATCGAGACGACAGGTGCAGGAGATACTTTCGGAGGCTGCATCCTGCATTATGTAGCGGAACATGGACTGGATCATCTGACAGAAGAGCAGCTAAGCGATATGCTGACCTTTGCCAATGGTGCGGCTTCTCTTATTACGACAAAGAAAGGTGCTTTACGTGTGATGCCTGAAGAAAAAGAGATTGAAGGACTCATAAAATCCAGAGCAGTTCATGACAAAGCATAACAGATGGGATATAAGGAACTGTCGGCGGCAGTTCCTTTGTGTTTTTAAAACGGAGGACAAACATGAGTAAGGTAATAGGAATTGACTTGGGAACTACAAACAGCTGTGCAGCAGTTATGGAAGGTGGCGAAGCAGTTATTATTGCAAATGCAGAGGGGGAGAGGACGACTCCTTCTGTAGTCGCATTTACAAAAAATGGAGAACGTCTGGTGGGAGCCGTTGCAAAGCGGCAGGCAGCTGCGAATGTAGACCGCACAATCGCATCGATTAAAAGAGAGATGGGCACGGGATACCGCATGAAAGTGGATGGCAGGAATTATACACCGCAGGAAATCTCGGCTTTCATCCTGATGAAACTGAAAAAAGATGCCGAAAACTATCTGGGAGAGTCTGTCAGTGAGGCAGTGATTACCGTACCGGCTTATTTTAATGACGCCCAGCGTCAGGCGACAAAGGATGCCGGCAGAATTGCAGGGCTGCAGGTACTCCGTATTATCAATGAGCCTACTTCGGCTGCGTTGGCATATGGCCTGGATCATGGACAGGCGCAGAAAATCATGGTATATGATCTGGGAGGCGGTACTTTTGATGTCTCCCTGATTGAAATCGGGGATAATCTCATAGAGGTTCTGGCAACCGCAGGTGATAATCACCTTGGGGGTGATGATTTTGATGTCCGCATAGCCGACTATATTGTGGAGCAGTATAAAAAACAGGAAAAAGTTAATCTGCTAAAGGATAAGACAGCCATGCAGCGTGTCCTTGAGGCGGCAGAGGAAGCAAAGAAAAATCTGACAGCGCAAAGTGCGGCAACCATTAATCTGCCGTTTATCACTACGGTGAAAGGTGAGCCGAAGCATCTGGAGATGGAGATTACGCGTGCTGCATTCGATTCGATTACCCGGGATCTGGTGGAGCGTACAAAGGAGCCGGTGGAAAAGGTACTGACGGATGCGAGCATTTCGGCATCTCAGTTAGGTATGGTATTGCTTGTGGGAGGTTCGACCCGGATTCCTGCCGTTCAGGAGATGGTGAAGCGGCTGACCGGAAAGGAACCCTCTAAAAATCTGAATCCGGACGAATGTGTGGCACTGGGCGCTGCCATTCAAGGCGCGAAGCTAAGTGGTGAACTTACGGAAGGAAAAGCTTCTGAGCTGATACTGATGGATGTGACCCCGCTATCCCTGTCTATAGAAACCG
The window above is part of the Novisyntrophococcus fermenticellae genome. Proteins encoded here:
- a CDS encoding ABC transporter permease; its protein translation is MLHLLKYRFKSSLRNRPSMFWALLFPIILGTLFYFTIGKMDEDDFSTIPVAVVEGETSQEADNFQHFLQEIEESDSHIIVVKYMKEDAAAKALEEREVKGIFYTEDQISLTVAAKGIEESILESLLNSYVDSAKMMTQIGQIHPEGMNAAISSMSNYQNLVQSVSLKGRSIDGNVQYFYALIAMACMYGCFLGFDAALGLQANLTPLAARRCITPTHKLKIIVSDMAGVLIIHFANVSILVLYLRFILGIGFAGEMGKMLLVSGIGSMIGVSLGILVGSAGRMTENLKIGIMLGVSMTCSFLSGLMIGGMKDIVEKHAPLVNRLNPAALITDAFYCINVYDNPERFYRDLGTLAVLGVLMLAGAYLIVRKECYESI
- a CDS encoding ABC transporter permease — translated: MRVFKGYIKITGQNFGTMLLYFIIFFAMAVVMQKAYASEEPDNFAAVKNSVAIVDEDKGNLARLLKEYLEDVQHVKEYPHDEELLQEEMYYGNIKYIVWIPKDFEQKIISGEEAVKETARPGTYSGAYVEQQINSFMNRLRTYKAAGFSDEEIEKAIQEREKSIVKLADPDGDGGAASMHSYLFRFLPYIMIAALSYVLSFILAAFHKKDVKNRMRASAIPGRRQALEAFLAFGVVGLGFWCMCMLFTAILYGKEFTGDALLFYYLMNSLALLVVALSISFLVGNTVTDKAAINGVVNVVSLGMSFLCGAFIPLSMLSVEVKKVAAFLPVYWYEKINDLLSVSGRLTDTMKITIWKGFGIQLLFAAACLGVGLAVTKLKGQE
- a CDS encoding carbohydrate kinase family protein produces the protein MKSYDVTALGELLIDFTENGISGQGNPMFEANPGGAPCNVLAMLTKLGHKTAFIGKVGNDFFGKQLKATLDELGINSDHLLMDDKIHTTLALVHTYPDGDRDFSFYRNPGADMMLTEEEVPETLIRDSRIFHYGTLSMTDEGVRAATKKAIQIAEESGAIISLDPNLRPPLWNTLEEAREQVLYGLAHCQVLKISDNEIQWLTGEEDFTAGVNWIRSRFDIKLILVSMGREGSRAYYGDKMVEAAPFLQEKTIETTGAGDTFGGCILHYVAEHGLDHLTEEQLSDMLTFANGAASLITTKKGALRVMPEEKEIEGLIKSRAVHDKA
- a CDS encoding ABC transporter ATP-binding protein, whose product is MIKIENLVKRYGDLLALDHLNLEIEEGEIFGLLGPNGSGKSTAIGCLLSLLKYDKGNVEIFGRKMTPDNYEVKRQIGVILQNVAVFDELTVYENIDYFCGLYVKEHNKRKQYVQEAIAFVGLEKYEKMRPKKLSGGLLRRLNIACGIAHKPRLIIMDEPTVAVDPQSRNKILEGIQELNKQGSTIIYTTHYMEEAEQICSRIAIMDHGRSIAIGTKEELKKMIKTGEAITIENIQLDQSQVSDIREIRHVFQVEYKEDVLTVRCSEARHNLVRILNYMQEHEISFGQVSSQLPTLNDVFLEITGKQLRD
- a CDS encoding ABC transporter ATP-binding protein codes for the protein MNKNPIGKYIRQSWYMYLIALLSMFAGIALDLCAPFVTKHIIDDVIVGGRHELLTRYLLAFLGIAAGKAVFQYTKEYLFDISSVEIAAKMRKNLFIHLQKLSIRYFDKTNTGEILARLKDDVERVWDALGFVGMLVIEGVIHVISIIICMVRLSPYLTLVPLAILPFIGYIAIKLEKQLGDVYDAISEQNAELNTVAQENLSGVRTVKAFARENFEIRKFMQHNKRYYDLNMEQARILIKYDPNITFLTRMMLVLVLLLGGFLVITGSLSIGGLGAFMEYANNILWPFENLGWLSNSLASAMASNRKINKILEEVPEIAEPLHPVSVESLQGNLEFKDVSFSLHGNKILEDISFTVEKGKTLGVMGMTGSGKTTIVNLIERFYDVDRGEVLLDGVDIRQLPLEAVRKCSSVVMQDVFLFSDTIEENVRLGSREEMDSETIREAARVANASEFIERMSEQYLTVVGERGVGLSGGQKQRLSIARALAKPSPILILDDSTSALDMETEYQIQQELTSQEGRSKIIIAHRISAVKSADEILVLDQGRIVERGTHEELMKHKGFYYSTYEAQYGDYHKAMEIMGKEGFICQ
- the dnaK gene encoding molecular chaperone DnaK is translated as MSKVIGIDLGTTNSCAAVMEGGEAVIIANAEGERTTPSVVAFTKNGERLVGAVAKRQAAANVDRTIASIKREMGTGYRMKVDGRNYTPQEISAFILMKLKKDAENYLGESVSEAVITVPAYFNDAQRQATKDAGRIAGLQVLRIINEPTSAALAYGLDHGQAQKIMVYDLGGGTFDVSLIEIGDNLIEVLATAGDNHLGGDDFDVRIADYIVEQYKKQEKVNLLKDKTAMQRVLEAAEEAKKNLTAQSAATINLPFITTVKGEPKHLEMEITRAAFDSITRDLVERTKEPVEKVLTDASISASQLGMVLLVGGSTRIPAVQEMVKRLTGKEPSKNLNPDECVALGAAIQGAKLSGELTEGKASELILMDVTPLSLSIETVGGVATKIIDRNTTIPNRHSQVFSTAANFQTSVEIKVLQGERQFAKDNTLLGNFRLNGIKRAPAGVPQIEVTFDIDANGIVNVSAKDLGTGKQQSITITASSNMSEHEIEKAIQDAAAYETEDTHKMEQLDILGEANKEMLRAQQFLSDNKKTIDKEKKREIKNQIAAVQKAVRFKKPEKLTDEDIENIKVQVEQLKKCSDL
- a CDS encoding ABC transporter ATP-binding protein yields the protein MSVNSSMEDEYQKEVLKKNTILRLLRYLFVYKKQIVIVLTVMVFSIAISIVNPLLIERTINVEIVNKDVKGLIAIAVLALILNVCYVIGVKVRMFLMARISNHVLLDIRNELYEHIQDLSFSFFDSRPTGKILARIIGDVNGLKEVLSDSVTKLIPDLLTVAAVVVIMLIKNWKLAMSALILLPFLIGGMYLVQNLSHRRWQIFRKKNSNITAFIHENFSGIRVVQSFTAEEEAGEEFQVLLDQHKKAFGDAVRLADGFGPLIELTWGGGTFLLYFIGIHLLGMENVGIGTFVAFSTYLSMFWGPIRNLSNFYNKLVTNLSAAERIFDILDTKAEVTDREEGVKELPSISGRVRFEHVSFAYSDEPDTMVLNDVSFDISPGETIALVGPTGAGKTTIVNLISRFYNITKGKVLVDDFSVEDVSIHSLRMQMGVMTQDNYLFSGTIKENIRYGRLDAADEEIIAAAKAVNAHSFIMQMEKGYDTEISERGVRLSIGQRQLLAFARTMISNPRILILDEATSSIDTHTEILVQQGIESLLKGRTSFVIAHRLSTIKNADRIFVIDEGRICEAGSHEELMEKKGAYYQLYKAQFKNVV